A genomic stretch from Helianthus annuus cultivar XRQ/B chromosome 1, HanXRQr2.0-SUNRISE, whole genome shotgun sequence includes:
- the LOC110868359 gene encoding 17.3 kDa class I heat shock protein, whose product MEFMKVQSSRTSFGNIYKWLLLPIFHTKIIKNSIESVRYLHNPVIKFFTLSTVSVKHLKMSIVPSLFGGRRSSAFDPFSLDLWDPFRDFPISSSSDVSRETSGLVNALVDWKETPEAHVFKADLPGIKKEEVKVEVEDGNILQITGEKNVEKEDKNDKWHRVERSSGKFTRRFRLPENAKMDQVKAAMENGVLTITVPKEEAKKPDVKSIEISG is encoded by the coding sequence ATGGAATTCATGAAAGTTCAAAGTTCCCGAACATCCTTTGGGAATATATATAAATGGTTGCTGCTCCCTATATTCCATACCAAAATCATCAAGAATTCAATTGAATCAGTGAGATACCTACACAATCCAGTAATCAAGTTCTTCACTCTTTCCACAGTTTCAGTAAAACATTTGAAAATGTCGATCGTCCCCAGCTTGTTCGGTGGCCGACGGAGCAGCGCCTTCGACCCTTTTTCCCTCGACCTTTGGGACCCATTCAGAGACTTCCCCATTTCATCTTCATCTGATGTTTCAAGGGAAACTTCTGGATTGGTAAACGCCCTTGTGGATTGGAAGGAAACGCCAGAAGCTCATGTGTTCAAGGCCGATCTTCCTGGGATCAAGAAGGAAGAAGTGAAGGTGGAAGTGGAAGACGGAAACATCTTACAAATCACCGGTGAGAAGAACGTGGAGAAAGAAGATAAGAATGATAAGTGGCATCGGGTTGAAAGAAGCAGCGGCAAATTCACAAGGAGGTTCAGGTTACCGGAGAACGCTAAAATGGATCAGGTGAAGGCGGCCATGGAAAACGGAGTGCTCACAATTACGGTGCCTAAAGAAGAAGCGAAGAAACCTGATGTCAAGTCTATTGAAATCTCCGGTTAA